The Micromonospora krabiensis genome window below encodes:
- a CDS encoding SigE family RNA polymerase sigma factor encodes MTASDTFAEFVAARSPRLQRTAYLLTHDWGQAEDLLQTALVRAWGAWGRIDGDPEPYVRKILVNVYASWWRRRWRHAEQPMSQLPEPPTADRMADVDKRDEVWRALGRLPRRQRAVLVLRYFEDMTEAQIAEAMGISVGTVKSQAKRALEKLRLDESLTLEALHA; translated from the coding sequence GTGACAGCAAGCGACACGTTCGCTGAGTTCGTGGCGGCCCGATCACCCCGCCTTCAGCGCACCGCCTACCTCCTCACCCATGACTGGGGGCAGGCCGAGGACCTGCTCCAGACCGCCCTGGTGCGTGCGTGGGGCGCGTGGGGACGCATCGACGGCGACCCGGAGCCGTACGTGCGGAAGATCCTCGTGAACGTCTACGCCTCGTGGTGGCGACGCCGGTGGCGTCACGCCGAACAGCCGATGTCGCAGTTGCCGGAGCCTCCCACCGCGGACCGCATGGCGGACGTGGACAAGCGCGACGAGGTGTGGCGGGCGCTCGGACGGCTGCCACGACGCCAGCGGGCGGTGCTGGTGCTGCGCTACTTCGAGGACATGACGGAGGCGCAGATCGCGGAGGCGATGGGCATCTCGGTGGGCACGGTCAAGAGTCAGGCCAAGCGGGCGCTGGAGAAGTTGCGGCTGGACGAGTCGCTGACGTTGGAGGCTTTGCACGCGTGA
- a CDS encoding VOC family protein: protein MFLNSQVNLYADDVECVVDFYKALGFVETYRYAPEGDPWHVEVKGAGLVLGVASPRAALTDHGLRVSQDGAAMELVFWCEDVDSAYALALRAGAAVLREPHDFQDGRLRVAWVADPVGNPLELVQRRG, encoded by the coding sequence ATGTTCCTCAACTCGCAGGTGAACCTCTACGCGGACGACGTGGAGTGCGTCGTCGACTTCTACAAGGCCCTCGGGTTCGTCGAGACGTACCGCTACGCGCCCGAGGGCGACCCGTGGCACGTCGAGGTCAAGGGCGCCGGCCTGGTGCTCGGGGTGGCTTCGCCGCGTGCGGCCCTGACCGACCACGGGCTGCGCGTGTCGCAGGACGGCGCCGCGATGGAGCTCGTGTTCTGGTGCGAGGACGTCGACTCCGCGTACGCGCTCGCACTCCGGGCCGGCGCGGCGGTGCTCCGCGAGCCGCACGACTTCCAGGACGGGCGGCTGCGCGTGGCCTGGGTCGCCGACCCGGTGGGCAACCCGCTGGAACTCGTCCAACGGAGGGGCTGA
- a CDS encoding DUF6518 family protein has translation MVTGRHVAVAAPVGGFLLGFLDFVWIRFVPFPLGGLGNSLAVWAVAAFLFAYVGRWGRWSSVLGAVLLLVVAVPSYYLAAALIQGDDLANLVNLVAFTWMAFGVVAGIVFGAAGVAARTPGRWRSAAAAMPAGVMFAEAALVARRIGDPAHGDDPLWAALLDVVLGVLLVVLVAPARRPRLRALLLAVPLGAVGFALLSLARFG, from the coding sequence ATGGTGACCGGACGGCACGTCGCCGTGGCAGCCCCCGTCGGCGGGTTCCTGCTCGGTTTCCTCGACTTCGTGTGGATCAGGTTCGTGCCGTTCCCCCTCGGTGGCCTGGGCAACTCCCTCGCCGTGTGGGCGGTCGCCGCCTTCCTCTTCGCGTACGTGGGGCGGTGGGGCCGGTGGTCGAGCGTCCTCGGCGCCGTCCTCCTCCTGGTCGTCGCCGTGCCCAGCTACTACCTCGCGGCGGCGCTCATCCAAGGGGACGACCTCGCGAACCTGGTCAACCTGGTCGCGTTCACCTGGATGGCCTTCGGGGTGGTCGCCGGGATCGTCTTCGGGGCGGCGGGTGTCGCCGCCCGCACACCCGGTCGGTGGCGGAGCGCCGCGGCGGCCATGCCGGCGGGGGTGATGTTCGCGGAGGCGGCACTCGTGGCGCGGCGGATCGGCGATCCCGCCCACGGCGACGACCCGCTCTGGGCGGCGCTGCTCGACGTCGTCCTCGGGGTGCTCCTCGTCGTGCTGGTCGCGCCGGCGAGACGGCCGCGTCTGCGGGCGCTCCTCCTGGCCGTACCACTGGGGGCCGTCGGGTTCGCGCTGCTGTCGCTCGCCCGGTTCGGCTGA
- a CDS encoding SigE family RNA polymerase sigma factor, translated as MTDQTESLSTADAAYVAFVEVAWQRHLRLAMLLTGDRWRAEELLQDSLVKVYERWRRLSRLDDLHAYLRRALVNNHTSGWRRRRRESLVADVPDLAAPAGDERPDAAVLRRALLSLPAKQRAVVVLRHYEDLTEREVARLLGCSVGTVKSQNARALDKLRHLLDERPSYTVSR; from the coding sequence GTGACCGACCAAACGGAATCCCTGTCGACGGCGGACGCGGCGTACGTCGCGTTCGTCGAGGTGGCCTGGCAGCGACATCTGCGACTGGCCATGCTGCTGACCGGCGACCGGTGGCGGGCCGAGGAGCTGCTCCAGGACAGCCTCGTCAAGGTGTACGAGCGGTGGCGGCGGTTGTCACGGCTCGACGACCTGCACGCCTACCTGCGCCGCGCCCTGGTCAACAACCACACCTCCGGGTGGCGACGACGGCGGCGGGAGAGCCTGGTCGCCGACGTCCCCGACCTGGCCGCCCCGGCCGGCGACGAGCGGCCGGACGCGGCCGTCCTGCGCCGGGCACTGCTGTCGCTGCCGGCGAAGCAACGCGCGGTCGTGGTGCTGCGCCACTACGAGGACCTGACCGAGCGCGAGGTCGCCCGGCTGCTCGGCTGCTCGGTCGGCACGGTCAAGAGCCAGAACGCCCGTGCGCTGGACAAGCTCCGGCACCTCCTCGACGAACGACCCTCCTACACGGTCAGCAGGTGA
- a CDS encoding TetR/AcrR family transcriptional regulator translates to MPSITRRPSGGADRRLPVEARILDTTRRLLGEGVTFTELGVQRIAREAEVARSTFYTHFADKTQLLLRLAESMSQTSFDVAATWRPTPGEDAPGALTEVFRQVVRIYRRHAAVLVAINEVGAYDPVVREFWVSRLERFTRSTEALVRAEQESGRAPHDLDPVQASRLVVLGGDRYLTHHVVVDDGGGDESAARELAATWWYGVYRRPIGQPA, encoded by the coding sequence ATGCCTTCGATCACCCGGCGTCCGTCGGGGGGCGCCGACCGGCGCCTCCCGGTGGAGGCCCGGATCCTCGACACCACCCGGCGCCTCCTCGGCGAGGGCGTGACCTTCACGGAGCTGGGTGTGCAGCGCATCGCGCGGGAGGCCGAGGTGGCGCGGTCGACCTTCTACACCCACTTCGCCGACAAGACGCAGCTGCTGCTGCGGCTCGCGGAGTCGATGAGTCAGACGTCCTTCGACGTCGCGGCCACCTGGCGCCCGACCCCCGGTGAGGACGCTCCGGGTGCCCTGACCGAGGTCTTCCGCCAGGTCGTGCGGATCTACCGGCGGCACGCCGCCGTGCTGGTGGCGATCAACGAGGTCGGCGCGTACGACCCGGTCGTCCGGGAGTTCTGGGTTTCCCGCCTGGAGCGGTTCACGCGGAGCACCGAGGCGTTGGTCCGGGCGGAACAGGAGAGCGGGCGGGCACCCCACGACCTGGACCCCGTCCAGGCAAGCCGGCTGGTGGTCCTCGGTGGGGACCGGTACCTGACGCACCACGTCGTGGTCGACGACGGCGGCGGCGACGAGTCGGCGGCCCGTGAACTCGCCGCGACCTGGTGGTACGGCGTCTACCGCCGGCCGATCGGGCAGCCGGCCTGA
- the trpS gene encoding tryptophan--tRNA ligase: MSVARMLTGDRPTGRLHLGHYVGSIVNRVRLHQRYESFFIIADLHMLTTRNRREDIDQVSRNARDMVTDILAAGVDPARATFYLQSAIPEVGDLNTLLQNLVTVPRLERVPSLKEMARDSGKEEMPYGLLGYPVLQAADILCVKGQVVPVGKDNAAHVEVTREIARRFNHLYGEVFPVPELIPSDTPSLVGTDGQHKMSKSRGNSILLSDDPETVRRTVMGMYTDPNRVRADVPGTVEGNPVFAYHDAFNPDREQVADLKGRYRAGRVGDVEVKEKLVVALNRFLDPIRERRARIEADRGLVDQLIVEGTERTRREVRQTVVEVRRAMGLTGAYQQVRRRAERSRRLPTAST; this comes from the coding sequence ATGTCCGTCGCACGGATGCTCACCGGGGACCGGCCCACCGGCCGTCTGCACCTCGGTCACTACGTCGGCAGCATCGTCAACCGCGTACGGCTCCACCAGCGGTACGAGAGCTTCTTCATCATCGCCGACCTGCACATGCTCACCACGAGGAACCGTCGCGAGGACATCGACCAGGTGTCCCGCAACGCCCGCGACATGGTCACGGACATCCTGGCCGCGGGGGTCGACCCGGCTCGAGCCACGTTCTACCTCCAGTCGGCGATTCCCGAGGTCGGCGACCTGAACACGCTGCTGCAGAACCTGGTGACCGTGCCCCGGCTGGAGCGGGTGCCGTCGCTCAAGGAGATGGCCCGGGACTCCGGCAAGGAGGAGATGCCGTACGGGCTGCTCGGCTATCCGGTGCTCCAGGCCGCGGACATCCTCTGCGTCAAGGGGCAGGTCGTCCCGGTCGGGAAGGACAACGCCGCACACGTCGAGGTGACCCGGGAGATCGCCCGGCGGTTCAACCACCTGTACGGGGAGGTGTTCCCCGTGCCGGAGCTGATCCCGTCCGACACGCCCTCCCTGGTCGGCACGGACGGGCAACACAAGATGAGCAAGAGCCGGGGCAACAGCATCCTGCTCTCCGACGACCCGGAGACGGTGCGTCGCACGGTCATGGGCATGTACACCGACCCGAACCGGGTGCGCGCCGACGTGCCGGGCACGGTCGAGGGGAACCCGGTGTTCGCGTACCACGACGCGTTCAACCCGGACCGGGAGCAGGTGGCGGACCTCAAGGGGCGGTACCGGGCCGGTCGGGTCGGGGACGTGGAGGTGAAGGAGAAGCTGGTGGTGGCACTGAACCGGTTCCTCGACCCGATCCGGGAGCGGCGGGCCCGGATCGAGGCCGATCGGGGCCTGGTCGACCAGCTGATCGTGGAGGGCACCGAGCGGACCCGCCGCGAGGTGCGGCAGACCGTGGTCGAGGTCCGCCGGGCGATGGGCCTCACCGGCGCGTACCAGCAGGTGCGGCGGCGGGCCGAGCGCAGCCGCCGGCTGCCGACGGCCTCGACCTGA
- a CDS encoding SCO4848 family membrane protein, protein MVLSRRWALFLLAVGVWTWLIWPRFGLAIWDDPRAWSSGTPGAGAPTSFLWVHALLIGASLAIGTTVGVLGVRGLLAARRLTRT, encoded by the coding sequence ATGGTGCTGTCGCGTCGCTGGGCTCTCTTCCTTCTCGCCGTCGGTGTCTGGACCTGGTTGATCTGGCCCCGGTTCGGCCTCGCCATCTGGGACGACCCGCGTGCCTGGTCGAGCGGTACGCCCGGGGCCGGCGCACCCACCTCCTTCCTCTGGGTCCACGCGCTCCTGATCGGTGCGTCGCTGGCCATCGGGACCACGGTTGGTGTGCTGGGCGTCCGCGGCCTGCTCGCGGCGCGTCGCCTGACACGCACCTGA
- a CDS encoding NADPH-dependent F420 reductase has protein sequence MKIGIIGSGHIGGNLTRRLRAIGHDVTVSNSRGPQSIQDLCQETGAQAGTVEQAVRDADVVVVAVPLMAVPDLPDGIFDGKIVVDADNYYPDRDGDIPELLDGTSSSRWTAEHLRGARIVKAFNTIQAPHLLENGRAPGTAGRIALPVAADEPDAKRVVMNLVDALGFDAVDGGSLDDSWRQEPGTPIYLADRDADGVRQGLAEARR, from the coding sequence ATGAAGATCGGGATCATCGGCTCGGGGCACATCGGTGGCAACCTGACCCGCCGCCTCCGGGCGATCGGACACGACGTGACGGTCTCCAACTCGCGCGGCCCACAGTCGATACAGGACCTCTGCCAGGAGACCGGCGCCCAGGCGGGCACCGTGGAACAGGCTGTCCGGGACGCGGACGTCGTGGTGGTGGCCGTGCCGCTGATGGCGGTGCCGGACCTGCCCGACGGCATCTTCGACGGCAAGATCGTGGTCGACGCCGACAACTACTACCCGGACCGGGACGGCGACATCCCGGAACTGCTGGACGGGACGTCGTCCAGCCGGTGGACCGCGGAGCACCTGCGCGGCGCGCGGATCGTGAAGGCGTTCAACACCATCCAGGCGCCGCACCTCTTGGAGAACGGCCGCGCCCCCGGCACCGCCGGCCGCATCGCCCTGCCGGTCGCCGCCGACGAACCGGACGCCAAACGGGTCGTCATGAACCTCGTCGACGCGCTCGGTTTCGACGCCGTCGACGGCGGATCCCTGGATGACAGCTGGCGGCAGGAGCCCGGCACGCCGATCTACCTGGCCGACCGGGACGCCGACGGCGTACGGCAGGGATTGGCGGAGGCACGGCGCTGA
- a CDS encoding VanW family protein, whose translation MTLYGEKSPPADDRPTVQVTAVTWPADDPEPPVAAAPPPARTRSRRLRLLLAAGVTTAVLGGVAGAGAYAYAGDVPRGTTVLGAELGGHSRAEAARKLRAELDRRAAELAAPLPVRVGERTAEIVPAEVGLGVDVDATVAAAAAASAHPVSRLVGSRSVQPVVTVDVDRLHAALRALVGDQGRKMTMPAITFSGTTPKAVHPKPSLALDPQRAADVVRAGWLERQPVAVPLVESHPATTAEEVDRLVDELAKPAVAAPVTLRTDKGSVTVPPKAIAKSLRFTADDAGKLTPQVDVKRLRAALGDDLAAIEVEPRNARMTIAGGKPKVLEAGRAGQQLDAAALGRDLLAVLPKADGREVTATLKPAQPEVTAEKLDGLGIKEKVSSFTTRFTGGLSSPRSQNIVTIAKKVDGTVVLPGETFSLNGHTGERGYRQGYRDAPVILDGKLVPGVGGGTSQFTTTLFNATYYAGLEDVEHKPHSYWFDRYPAVIESTIFWPDLDFKFRNNTPHGVLIDTSYTASTITVSIWSTKIYDSVKTEYSPRRNITKPRTIHLTPGPSCIPANGIDGFTQDAYRVIRKDGKVVKREKFTWRYDAEPRYICGPKPS comes from the coding sequence GTGACGCTGTACGGCGAGAAGAGTCCGCCTGCCGACGACCGGCCCACGGTGCAGGTCACCGCGGTCACCTGGCCCGCCGACGACCCGGAACCCCCGGTCGCCGCGGCGCCCCCACCGGCCCGGACGCGGTCCCGCCGGCTCCGGCTGCTGCTCGCCGCCGGGGTCACCACCGCCGTGCTGGGTGGCGTGGCCGGGGCGGGCGCCTACGCGTACGCCGGTGACGTGCCGCGCGGCACGACGGTGCTCGGCGCCGAGCTCGGCGGCCACAGCCGCGCGGAGGCCGCGCGGAAGCTGCGGGCGGAGCTGGACCGTCGTGCGGCCGAGCTGGCCGCCCCCCTGCCCGTCCGGGTGGGGGAGCGGACCGCCGAGATCGTGCCCGCCGAGGTGGGGCTCGGCGTCGACGTGGACGCGACGGTGGCCGCGGCAGCCGCCGCCAGCGCTCACCCGGTGAGCCGACTGGTCGGCTCCCGCTCGGTGCAGCCGGTGGTGACGGTCGACGTGGACCGGCTGCACGCCGCGCTGCGGGCGCTCGTCGGCGACCAGGGCCGGAAGATGACCATGCCGGCGATCACCTTCTCCGGCACGACGCCGAAGGCCGTCCACCCGAAGCCCAGCCTCGCGCTGGACCCGCAGCGGGCCGCGGACGTGGTCCGCGCCGGCTGGCTGGAGCGGCAACCGGTGGCGGTGCCGCTGGTCGAGTCGCATCCGGCGACCACCGCCGAGGAGGTGGACCGGCTGGTCGACGAGCTGGCGAAGCCGGCCGTGGCGGCCCCGGTGACGCTGCGCACCGACAAGGGCTCGGTGACCGTCCCGCCGAAGGCGATCGCCAAGAGTCTTCGCTTCACCGCCGACGACGCCGGCAAGCTGACCCCGCAGGTGGACGTCAAGCGGCTGCGCGCCGCGCTCGGCGACGATCTGGCCGCCATCGAGGTGGAGCCGCGGAACGCGCGGATGACCATCGCCGGCGGCAAGCCGAAGGTCCTGGAGGCGGGTCGCGCCGGTCAGCAGCTGGACGCGGCGGCCCTGGGCCGCGACCTGCTGGCCGTGCTGCCGAAGGCCGACGGCCGGGAGGTCACCGCGACGCTGAAGCCGGCGCAGCCGGAGGTCACCGCCGAGAAGCTGGACGGGCTGGGCATCAAGGAGAAGGTGTCCTCGTTCACCACCCGGTTCACCGGCGGGCTGTCGTCGCCGCGGAGCCAGAACATCGTCACGATCGCCAAGAAGGTCGACGGCACGGTGGTGCTGCCCGGTGAGACGTTCTCGCTCAACGGGCACACCGGCGAGCGGGGCTACCGGCAGGGCTACCGGGACGCGCCGGTGATCCTCGACGGCAAGCTGGTGCCGGGGGTCGGCGGCGGCACGTCCCAGTTCACCACGACGCTCTTCAACGCCACCTACTACGCGGGGCTGGAGGACGTCGAGCACAAGCCGCACTCGTACTGGTTCGACCGGTACCCGGCGGTCATCGAGTCGACCATCTTCTGGCCGGACCTGGACTTCAAGTTCCGCAACAACACCCCGCACGGCGTCCTGATCGACACGTCGTACACCGCCAGCACGATCACCGTGTCGATCTGGAGCACGAAGATCTACGACAGCGTCAAGACGGAGTACAGCCCGCGCCGCAACATCACGAAGCCGCGGACCATTCACCTGACGCCCGGCCCGTCGTGCATCCCGGCCAACGGCATCGACGGCTTCACGCAGGACGCCTACCGGGTCATCCGCAAGGACGGCAAGGTGGTCAAGCGGGAGAAGTTCACCTGGCGCTACGACGCGGAGCCGCGCTACATCTGCGGGCCCAAGCCCTCCTGA
- the nudC gene encoding NAD(+) diphosphatase translates to MRSDERVPAYGGGWLDRAGPLRADPERLAALRADARATVLPLWRDRCLVTAEQEPVRLVGPEAARVLADATQTVFLGVDGGVGVFAVDLSAQAEAEAVALAGAASTVDVRHLAGRLDPAEAAAQAYARGLLHWHRHQGWCGSCGARTTPRDGGHVRQCTGADCGRLLFPRIEPAIIVLVEAPGSPGRCLLARHAGAAEDAYSTLAGFVEVGESLEDAVRREMVEEAGIAVTGLAYQGSQAWPFPAGLMVGFRATAASDDVRVDGVELLEARWFTRDELRARTAAGRPLGRIDSIDRHLLGGWLAEG, encoded by the coding sequence ATGCGATCCGACGAGCGGGTGCCGGCGTACGGCGGCGGCTGGCTGGACCGGGCGGGCCCGCTCCGGGCCGACCCGGAGCGGCTGGCGGCGCTGCGGGCCGACGCGCGCGCCACCGTACTGCCGCTGTGGCGGGACCGCTGCCTCGTGACGGCCGAGCAGGAGCCGGTACGGCTCGTCGGCCCCGAGGCCGCCCGGGTGCTGGCGGACGCGACCCAGACCGTATTCCTCGGCGTGGACGGCGGGGTGGGGGTGTTCGCCGTCGACCTCTCCGCACAGGCGGAGGCGGAGGCGGTGGCCCTGGCCGGAGCGGCGTCCACGGTCGACGTGCGCCACCTGGCCGGCCGGCTCGACCCGGCGGAGGCCGCCGCCCAGGCGTACGCGCGGGGGCTGCTGCACTGGCACCGGCACCAGGGCTGGTGCGGAAGCTGTGGCGCGCGCACCACGCCCCGGGACGGTGGGCACGTCCGGCAGTGCACGGGAGCCGACTGCGGACGGCTGCTCTTCCCCCGGATCGAACCGGCGATCATCGTGCTCGTGGAGGCGCCGGGCAGCCCCGGCCGCTGCCTGCTGGCCCGGCACGCCGGGGCGGCGGAGGACGCGTACTCGACGCTGGCCGGCTTCGTGGAGGTCGGCGAGAGCCTAGAGGACGCCGTCCGGCGGGAGATGGTCGAGGAGGCCGGGATAGCCGTGACCGGGCTCGCGTACCAGGGGTCGCAGGCGTGGCCGTTCCCCGCCGGCCTGATGGTGGGGTTTCGGGCGACCGCCGCCAGCGACGACGTGCGGGTCGACGGCGTGGAGCTGCTGGAGGCGCGCTGGTTCACCCGCGACGAGCTGCGGGCGCGGACGGCGGCGGGCCGACCGCTCGGGCGGATCGACTCGATCGACCGCCATCTCCTGGGGGGCTGGCTCGCGGAGGGTTGA
- a CDS encoding FkbM family methyltransferase, producing the protein MSSRVAAMLPERLVAGAVRAVYPRVEPELARLTEFMPAGGTAIDVGAWYGPWSQRMRRQADQVVALEPNEELADCIEAAFPEVRVVRAVASDREGTAELYRPEGGPAVGTSSVEYGSGTPVTVRRVTIDGLGLTDVRFLKVDVEGHELPTLRGAAETILRDGPVLLVEVEERIQPVGPIIDLLGGWGYRGYVLPEREWVPLADFELGAHQRKAIARVGQSLVRRVVWPRPRYVNSVLFRREG; encoded by the coding sequence GTGAGTTCCCGCGTTGCGGCGATGCTGCCGGAGCGGCTTGTCGCCGGCGCCGTCCGCGCCGTCTATCCGCGAGTGGAACCCGAGCTCGCGCGCCTGACGGAGTTCATGCCAGCCGGCGGGACCGCGATCGACGTCGGTGCCTGGTACGGGCCGTGGAGTCAGCGTATGCGCCGGCAGGCGGACCAGGTCGTGGCCCTGGAGCCGAACGAGGAGTTGGCGGACTGCATCGAGGCGGCGTTTCCCGAGGTGCGCGTCGTCCGGGCGGTGGCGTCCGACCGCGAGGGCACGGCCGAGCTGTACCGCCCGGAGGGCGGGCCGGCGGTCGGGACCTCGTCGGTGGAGTACGGCAGCGGAACACCGGTCACCGTTCGCCGTGTCACGATCGACGGGCTCGGTCTTACCGACGTCCGGTTCCTGAAGGTCGACGTCGAGGGCCATGAGCTACCGACCCTGCGCGGTGCGGCGGAGACGATCCTTCGGGACGGACCGGTCCTCCTGGTCGAGGTCGAGGAGCGAATCCAACCGGTCGGACCGATCATCGACCTGCTGGGTGGGTGGGGCTATCGCGGCTATGTGCTGCCGGAGCGGGAGTGGGTGCCGCTCGCCGACTTCGAGCTGGGCGCCCACCAGCGGAAGGCGATCGCGCGCGTCGGTCAGAGCCTCGTCCGACGAGTGGTCTGGCCCAGGCCGCGCTACGTCAACTCAGTGCTGTTCCGGCGGGAGGGCTGA
- a CDS encoding lipopolysaccharide biosynthesis protein → MTGMPTRVSATRRVALSGGAVLVAATLANGLAYLVPMLGARLLPVADLGALATAQALVTIAAVSGTGLQMAIAVHRARHPAASTTPIVRRTTIVTGVLLAAATPMVVTMLDLPFVVVAMLVATTLAIVLASGRLGELQGDQRFLRLAAGMAVLALGRYAGVAAALALGAGLVGALLAGLVGTVLALPVLEMLARDRRAQVTEEPPVAAEAGNGPSPLGLRQVATAGSATLAMLVASYADLILARQLLPPAESGAYSVGTVLTKGALWAPQVVTVLALPRMARRDGSSRTAALAVVATCGVLLVAGSALAGGLAFRLVGGPTYASLGRYAPFFAATGALYALAFLLINAQIAMGVRWPALPLWAGAGGLAAGAVLLAPHTFTGVMWSALAAAAATTLALAVVARSPRTARTAPGPSALSPPAGTALS, encoded by the coding sequence ATGACAGGTATGCCCACGCGCGTCTCAGCCACCCGCCGGGTTGCCCTCAGCGGCGGCGCGGTGCTGGTCGCGGCGACCCTGGCGAACGGTCTCGCCTACCTGGTTCCGATGCTCGGCGCCCGTCTGCTCCCCGTCGCCGACCTCGGCGCGCTGGCCACCGCCCAGGCGCTCGTGACCATCGCCGCGGTCTCCGGCACCGGCCTGCAGATGGCCATCGCCGTGCACCGCGCCCGCCATCCGGCAGCGTCCACCACCCCGATCGTCCGCCGCACCACGATCGTCACCGGTGTCCTTCTGGCGGCGGCGACCCCGATGGTCGTCACCATGCTCGACCTGCCGTTCGTGGTGGTGGCCATGCTGGTCGCCACGACCCTCGCGATCGTGCTGGCCTCCGGTCGGCTCGGCGAGCTCCAGGGAGACCAGCGCTTCCTGCGGCTCGCAGCCGGCATGGCCGTGCTGGCCCTCGGCCGGTACGCGGGCGTGGCCGCCGCCCTCGCCCTCGGCGCCGGGCTGGTCGGCGCGCTCCTCGCCGGACTGGTCGGTACCGTTCTGGCTCTGCCCGTGTTGGAAATGCTCGCCAGAGACCGCCGCGCACAGGTGACCGAAGAGCCGCCCGTCGCGGCCGAAGCCGGCAACGGACCGTCGCCGCTCGGCCTGCGGCAGGTCGCGACGGCGGGCAGCGCCACGCTGGCGATGCTGGTGGCCTCGTACGCCGACCTGATCCTGGCCCGGCAACTGCTACCGCCCGCGGAGTCCGGCGCCTACTCCGTCGGCACCGTGCTCACCAAGGGCGCGCTCTGGGCACCGCAGGTGGTCACGGTGCTTGCGCTGCCGCGGATGGCCCGGCGCGACGGCTCCTCCCGGACGGCGGCCCTAGCCGTCGTCGCGACCTGCGGCGTCCTGCTCGTAGCCGGTTCCGCCCTGGCCGGCGGACTCGCGTTCCGCCTGGTCGGCGGCCCGACGTACGCGTCCCTCGGGCGCTACGCCCCGTTCTTCGCCGCCACCGGCGCGCTGTACGCGCTCGCCTTCCTGCTCATCAACGCCCAGATCGCGATGGGTGTCCGCTGGCCGGCCCTGCCGCTGTGGGCCGGGGCCGGCGGCCTCGCCGCCGGGGCCGTGCTCCTCGCGCCGCACACCTTCACGGGTGTCATGTGGAGTGCGCTCGCCGCCGCCGCGGCCACGACGCTCGCCCTCGCGGTGGTCGCTCGGTCACCCCGGACCGCCCGCACGGCACCCGGCCCGAGCGCCCTCAGCCCTCCCGCCGGAACAGCACTGAGTTGA
- a CDS encoding class I SAM-dependent methyltransferase — protein MNPPVAHRADLARSVRLFRAFRLEQTEPDLFYGMLAADTVAQLRGYTPLAGAVVLDVGGGAGYFADALSGAGARIICVDCDAGEMSARDGAPPAGGVLGSALELPVRSDSVDVCFSSNVLEHVPRPFDMADEMLRVTRPGGTIFLSFTNWLSPWGGHETSPWHYLGGHRAARRYERKQGRRPKNVFGESMYAVSIADTLRWARRQTAAEIVDVLPRYLPRWARGIVRVPGVREVLTWNLVVVLRKR, from the coding sequence GTGAACCCTCCCGTAGCCCACCGTGCCGACCTGGCCCGGTCGGTGCGTCTGTTCCGCGCGTTCCGGCTGGAGCAGACCGAGCCCGATCTCTTCTACGGCATGCTCGCCGCCGACACCGTCGCGCAGCTCCGCGGCTACACCCCGCTGGCCGGGGCGGTCGTGTTGGACGTGGGTGGTGGCGCCGGTTACTTCGCCGACGCGCTCAGCGGAGCGGGCGCAAGGATCATCTGCGTGGACTGCGACGCCGGCGAGATGTCCGCCCGGGACGGCGCTCCGCCGGCCGGCGGTGTGCTCGGCAGCGCGCTCGAGCTGCCGGTCCGCAGCGACTCAGTTGATGTCTGCTTCTCGTCCAACGTGCTCGAACACGTGCCGCGGCCGTTCGACATGGCTGACGAGATGCTGCGGGTCACCCGGCCCGGCGGCACGATCTTCCTGTCGTTCACCAACTGGCTCTCGCCCTGGGGTGGCCACGAGACGTCGCCGTGGCACTATCTCGGCGGACACCGGGCCGCCCGACGCTACGAGCGCAAGCAGGGGCGCCGCCCGAAGAACGTGTTCGGCGAGAGCATGTACGCGGTCTCGATCGCTGACACCCTGCGCTGGGCACGCCGCCAGACAGCTGCGGAGATCGTCGACGTTCTGCCGCGCTACCTGCCGCGTTGGGCCCGAGGGATCGTCCGGGTGCCCGGCGTCCGCGAGGTCCTCACCTGGAATCTGGTCGTTGTCCTCCGCAAGCGCTGA